Part of the Kitasatospora sp. NBC_01266 genome, GGTCGAGTCGACGCGGGGTACGGCCGGCGGCTACCGGCTCGGGGCGGGTGCCGAGATGCCGCCGCTGCTGCTGGACGACGATGAGGCGGTCGCCGTCGCGGTGGGCCTGCGGACCGCGGCGAACGGGAGCGTCGCCGGGATCGAGGAGACCTCGCTCCGCGCGCTGGCCAAGCTGCTGCAGGTGCTGCCGACCCGGCTGCGCGGCCGAGTGGAGTCGATCGCCGGCGCGACCGCCGAACTGCGCGGCCGTGGCCCGGTGGTGGACGCCGACACACTGACCGTGATCGCCGGCGCCTGCGCGGCGCACCAGCGGCTGCGCTTCGACTACACCGCGCGCGGCGGTGCCGACACCCACCGGGACGCCGAGCCGTACCGTCTGCTACACACCGGCGACCGCTGGTACCTGGCCGCCTGGGACGTCGGCCGGGCGGACTGGCGCAGCTTCCGGGTCGACCGGATGCGGCTACGGCCGCCGCACGGACCAAAGTTCGCCCCGCGCACCCCGCCGGAGCAGGACTTCAGGGACTTCATCTCCTGGAAGGTCGCGATCGGTCAGTACCGCTACCAGGCCCGGTTCACCGTGCACGCGCCGGCCGAGCGGGTGGCCGAGTGGATCGGCCCGACCGCCGGGGTGATCGAGCCGCTGACCGCCGACAGCTGCACGCTGCGGGCCGGGTCCAACTCGCTGAACGGCCTGGCGGTGCGCATCGGGCTGCTGGACCTCCCGTTCACCGTCCACGAGCCGCCCGAACTGGTCGACCACATCGCCCAGTTGGCCGATCGACTGCACCGGGCGCGCCCAACTCCCGAAGCCTGAAGGGCAGCCGAGCCGGGCCCCCGACGAACAGCGGCCGGCCGCCCCGCGAACGGAGCGGCCGGCCAGTCGATCTGACGTAGCGTCAGCCGGTGACGATGTTCACCAGCTTCGGCGCCCGGGCGATCACCTTGCGCACCGGGGCGCCCGCGATCGCGGCGACGACGGCCGGGTCGGCCAGCGCCAGCGCCTCCAGCTCGGCATCCGTGATGGTCGGCGCGACCTCCAGGCGGGCCTTGACCTTGCCCTTGATCTGGACCACGCAGGTCACCGCCTCGTCCACCAGGAAGGCCGGATCGGCGACCGGGAAGTCGGCGAAGGCCAGCGAGTCGGTGTGGCCCAGCTTGCGCCACAGCTCCTCGGCGATGTGCGGGGCCAGCGGGGCGACCATCAGCACCAGCGCCTCGGCCACCTCGCGCGGCGTGGAGCCGCGCTTGACCAGGTAGTTGTTCAGCTCGATCGCCTTGGCCACGGCCGTGTTGAAGCGCAGCCCGGCCAGGTCGCCGCGGATCCCGTCGATCGCCTTGTGCAGCGCGCGCAGCGTCGGCTCGTCGGCCGGCTCGTCGGCGACCACCAGCTCACCGGTCTCCTCGGAGACCACGTTGCGCCACAGCCGCTGCAGGAAGCGGTAGGAACCGACCACCGCACGCGGGTCCCACGGACGGGAGACGTCCAGCGGGCCCATCGACATCTCGTACAGGCGCAGCGTGTCGGCGCCGTACTCCTCGCAGATGGTGTCGGGCGCGACGGCGTTCTTCAGCGACTTGCCCATCTTGCCCGCCTCGCGGGTGACCGGCTCGCCCTGCCAGACGTAGCCGCCGTCCACCTCCTCGACCTCGACGGCCGGGACCGGGAAGCCGCGCTCGTCACGGTAGACGTCAGCGGTGATCATGCCCTGGTTGAACAGCTTGTGGAACGGCTCGACCGAGGAGACGTGGCCCAGGTCGTGCAGCACCTTGTGCCAGAAGCGGGCGTACAGCAGGTGCAGCACCGCGTGCTCGGCACCGCCCACGTACAGGTCCACGCCACCGGCCGGCTTCTGCTCGGTCGGGCCCATCCAGTAGGCCTCGTTGGCCGGGTCGACCACCTTCGAGGAGTTCACCGGGTCGACGTAGCGCAGCTCGTACCAGCAGGAACCGGCCCAGTTGGGCATGGTGTTGGTCTCGCGGCGGTAGGTCTTCACCCCGT contains:
- a CDS encoding helix-turn-helix transcriptional regulator, which gives rise to MLETSARLLRLLSLLQVRRDWSGADLAARLEVDVRTVRRDIDKLRGLGYPVESTRGTAGGYRLGAGAEMPPLLLDDDEAVAVAVGLRTAANGSVAGIEETSLRALAKLLQVLPTRLRGRVESIAGATAELRGRGPVVDADTLTVIAGACAAHQRLRFDYTARGGADTHRDAEPYRLLHTGDRWYLAAWDVGRADWRSFRVDRMRLRPPHGPKFAPRTPPEQDFRDFISWKVAIGQYRYQARFTVHAPAERVAEWIGPTAGVIEPLTADSCTLRAGSNSLNGLAVRIGLLDLPFTVHEPPELVDHIAQLADRLHRARPTPEA